A single region of the Phycisphaerae bacterium RAS1 genome encodes:
- the hhoB_2 gene encoding putative serine protease HhoB precursor, with amino-acid sequence MIALAVMLLLGAAAACADQPASPFAGAIDAAQARVVKLYGGAIGREQGYGSGVLVSADGKIVTALSSLLEGRSIRAVLADGRVLTARVTARDEHRQLAILQVESANLPYFELGSSEHLEPGDWVLSAANAFKVADGPEAVSVSVGVLAGRARLEARRRAQDFPYDGLVLLTDVIIATPGSAGGALVDAEGRLVGVIGKSVTSKLTNTFANFAIPVEEVAAFVAQPDAKPQDGSASPSQAEFSALRLGLRLFNVGSRRPPPFIERVRPGSPAQAAGLRAGDLVLSVNGRTTEACADVEELLRTALADKPLTIVVKRGESVLPFELKPAERP; translated from the coding sequence GCCGCGCAAGCTCGCGTCGTCAAACTCTACGGTGGCGCGATCGGCCGCGAACAGGGCTACGGCTCGGGCGTGCTGGTTTCGGCGGACGGGAAGATCGTGACGGCGCTTTCATCGCTGCTCGAAGGCCGCAGCATCCGGGCGGTGCTGGCTGACGGCCGAGTGCTGACGGCCCGCGTCACGGCCCGCGACGAGCATCGCCAGCTCGCCATTCTCCAGGTGGAATCGGCGAACCTGCCCTATTTTGAGCTGGGATCGAGCGAGCATCTCGAGCCGGGGGATTGGGTCCTGAGCGCCGCGAACGCCTTCAAGGTGGCTGACGGGCCGGAAGCTGTGTCGGTCTCGGTCGGCGTCCTGGCGGGGCGGGCACGGCTCGAGGCGCGGCGCCGCGCACAGGATTTCCCATACGACGGCCTGGTTCTGCTGACGGATGTCATAATCGCCACGCCCGGCAGCGCGGGCGGCGCGCTGGTGGACGCCGAGGGCCGGCTTGTCGGCGTGATCGGCAAGTCCGTCACCAGCAAGCTCACGAACACGTTCGCGAATTTCGCCATTCCGGTGGAAGAGGTCGCGGCCTTCGTCGCGCAGCCGGACGCGAAGCCGCAGGACGGAAGTGCGTCGCCTTCTCAGGCCGAATTTTCTGCGCTTCGGCTCGGACTGCGGCTCTTCAACGTCGGCTCGCGCCGCCCGCCGCCGTTCATCGAACGCGTGCGCCCCGGCTCGCCGGCCCAGGCTGCCGGCCTGCGCGCCGGCGACCTGGTGTTGTCTGTGAATGGCCGGACGACGGAGGCGTGCGCGGATGTTGAGGAGCTTTTGCGAACCGCCCTGGCGGACAAACCGCTGACCATCGTCGTGAAGCGCGGCGAAAGCGTCCTGCCATTCGAATTGAAGCCGGCGGAGCGCCCGTAA
- the htrA_2 gene encoding putative serine protease HtrA produces MTRFTRRLPALIAAALLSALPAGARAAADEALAFRHALQSMAPSIVRIDTVGGALPVASDGGDHAPSAPAFRVGDGPTTGVIWSEDGLIITSSFNFQRDPAVITVTLADGRRYVAKLLARDSVARLALLRIDASNLAPARRRAIADVRPAQWILTAGFGYGSSQPAISVGVVSALNRLSGLAVQLDAKTSPANYGGPAFDIDGQLIGICVPSAGRDEAQSAGVEWYDSGIGFAVTNDYIEQRIPRLAGGADIRRGMLGISFEADDPVVGQAAASGPARLAAGLKMVSIEGAAAQAAGLQEGDVLTHLDGQPIARLLQLRRTLARKAAGDEVTLTFLRDESSQSVRVRLMTPEELQPPESQPATAAASQPADADGRP; encoded by the coding sequence TTGACACGATTCACACGCCGCCTGCCCGCCTTGATCGCGGCGGCGCTTCTGAGCGCGCTGCCGGCGGGCGCCCGCGCAGCGGCCGACGAAGCACTCGCCTTCCGCCACGCGCTGCAGTCGATGGCGCCGTCGATCGTCCGCATCGACACCGTCGGCGGCGCGCTGCCGGTCGCGTCCGACGGCGGCGACCACGCGCCATCCGCCCCGGCGTTTCGCGTCGGCGACGGCCCCACCACGGGCGTGATCTGGTCGGAAGACGGCCTGATCATCACCAGCAGTTTCAATTTTCAGCGCGACCCGGCCGTGATTACGGTCACGCTCGCCGACGGGCGCCGCTACGTCGCCAAGCTGCTGGCGCGCGACAGCGTGGCGCGGCTCGCCCTTCTCCGCATCGACGCGAGCAACCTGGCGCCCGCCCGCCGCCGTGCGATCGCCGACGTCCGCCCGGCGCAGTGGATTCTCACCGCAGGCTTCGGCTACGGCAGTTCGCAGCCGGCGATCTCCGTGGGCGTGGTCAGCGCTCTCAACCGGCTGAGCGGTCTGGCGGTTCAGCTCGACGCCAAGACTTCGCCCGCCAATTACGGCGGGCCGGCGTTTGATATCGACGGTCAGTTGATCGGCATCTGCGTCCCGTCGGCGGGTCGCGACGAGGCCCAGAGCGCCGGAGTCGAGTGGTACGACTCGGGCATCGGCTTCGCGGTCACCAACGATTACATCGAACAGCGCATCCCGCGGCTGGCGGGGGGCGCGGACATTCGCCGCGGCATGCTGGGCATCTCGTTTGAGGCGGATGATCCGGTCGTCGGCCAGGCGGCGGCGAGCGGTCCGGCGCGGCTTGCCGCCGGTTTGAAAATGGTCAGCATCGAGGGCGCCGCGGCACAGGCGGCCGGTCTTCAGGAGGGCGACGTGCTGACCCATCTGGACGGCCAGCCCATCGCCCGCCTGCTGCAGTTGCGGCGAACCCTCGCGCGGAAGGCCGCCGGCGACGAAGTAACGCTGACGTTTCTTCGCGACGAAAGTTCACAGTCCGTCCGCGTTCGGCTGATGACGCCCGAAGAACTTCAGCCGCCGGAATCGCAGCCCGCCACCGCCGCCGCGTCGCAGCCCGCCGATGCCGACGGTCGTCCCTGA
- the clpC1 gene encoding ATP-dependent Clp protease ATP-binding subunit ClpC1 has translation MQRPHLDGDAKTIVKLADEIAREYELDYVGTEHVLLAILRHGSGLGARVLAQFKIDEAGARQEVDELLKRSLDDTWVFGRLPGSPHFRNVIERAIDESAQLESSEIRSEHLLLALLREKDSTAQLVLEKLGVTLKKAREEVLRQLGAKR, from the coding sequence ATGCAGCGCCCGCACCTGGACGGCGACGCCAAGACCATTGTGAAGCTCGCCGATGAAATCGCCCGCGAGTATGAGCTGGATTACGTCGGCACCGAACACGTGCTCTTGGCGATTCTGCGGCACGGCAGCGGGCTGGGCGCGCGGGTTTTGGCGCAGTTCAAGATCGACGAAGCCGGCGCCCGCCAGGAAGTGGACGAGCTGCTGAAGCGTTCGCTCGACGACACCTGGGTCTTCGGCCGCCTCCCGGGCTCGCCGCACTTCCGCAACGTCATCGAGCGCGCCATCGACGAGTCGGCCCAGTTGGAAAGCAGCGAGATTCGCAGCGAGCATCTGCTGCTGGCGCTGCTCCGCGAGAAAGACAGCACCGCCCAGCTCGTGCTCGAAAAGCTGGGGGTCACGCTGAAGAAAGCCCGCGAGGAAGTGCTGCGGCAGCTTGGGGCGAAGAGGTAG